In Tamandua tetradactyla isolate mTamTet1 chromosome 7, mTamTet1.pri, whole genome shotgun sequence, the following are encoded in one genomic region:
- the PICK1 gene encoding PRKCA-binding protein isoform X1: MFADLDYDIEEDKLGIPTVPGKVTLQKDAQNLIGISIGGGAQYCPCLYIVQVFDNTPAALDGTVAAGDEITGVNGRSIKGKTKVEVAKMIQEVKGEVTIHYNKLQADPKQGMSLDIVLKKVKHRLVENMSSGTADALGLSRAILCNENPCRGHCMTPRGRAHAGFGSCWLVTLDGLVKRLEELERTAELYRGMTEHTKNLLRAFYELSQTHRAFGDVFSVIGVREPQPAASEAFVKFADAHRSIEKFGIRLLKTIKPMLTDLNTYLNKAIPDTRLTIKKYLDVKFEYLSYCLKVKEMDDEEYSCIALGEPLYRVSTGNYEYRLILRCRQEARSRFSQMRKDVLEKMELLDQKHVQDIVFQLQRFVSTMSKYYNDCYAVLRDADVFPIEVDLAHTTLAYGLSQDFMDGEDEEDEEDEDTAAKEPSRETRGGAGSLDKDGSWCDS, from the exons ATGTTTGCAGACTTGGATTATGACATCGAGGAAGATAAACT CGGGATCCCCACTGTGCCGGGAAAGGTGACCTTGCAGAAGGATGCTCAGAACCTGATTGGGATCAGCATTGGTGGAGGGGCCCAGTACTGTCCCTGCCTCTATATCGTCCAG GTTTTTGACAACACCCCAGCAGCCTTGGATGGCACCGTGGCAGCTGGTGATGAGATCACTGGTGTCAATGGCAGGTCAATCAAAGGAAAGACGAAGGTGGAGGTAGCGAAGATGATTCAGGAGGTGAAG GGGGAGGTGACCATCCACTACAACAAGCTGCAGGCGGACCCCAAGCAGGGCATGTCTCTGGACATTG TGTTGAAGAAGGTAAAGCACCGGCTGGTGGAGAACATGAGTTCAGGGACCGCAGATGCCCTGGGCCTGAGCCGGGCCATCCTGTGCAACG AGAACCCTTGCCGAGGTCACTGCATGACTCCACGTGGCAGAGCACACGCAGGCTTTGGCAGTTGCTGgctggtgaccttgg ATGGGCTTGTcaagaggctggaggaactggaGCGGACTGCCGAGCTGTACAGAG GGATGACAGAGCACACCAAGAATCTCCTGCGGGCCTTTTATGAGCTGTCACAGACACACCGTG CCTTTGGGGACGTGTTCTCCGTGATTGGGGTGCGGGAGCCCCAGCCAGCTGCCAGCGAGGCTTTTGTGAAGTTCGCTGATGCCCACCGCAGCATTGAGAAGTTTGGCATCCGGCTACTGAAAACCATCAAGCCG ATGCTGACAGACCTGAACACGTACCTCAACAAAGCCATCCCAGATACGCGCCTCACCATCAAAAAGTACCTGGACGTGAAGTTTGAATACCTG TCATACTGCCTGAAGGTGAAGGAGATGGATGACGAGGAGTACAGCTGCATC GCTCTAGGGGAACCCCTGTACCGTGTGAGCACAGGCAACTATGAGTACCGCCTGATCCTGCGCTGCCGCCAGGAGGCTCGCTCCCGCTTCTCCCAGATGCGCAAAGACGTGTTGGAGAAGATGGAACTGCTGGACCAGAAGCATG TCCAGGACATCGTGTTCCAGCTGCAGCGTTTCGTGTCTACCATGTCCAAGTACTACAATGACTGCTACGCGGTACTGCGTGATGCTGACGTCTTCCCCATCGAGGTGGACCTGGCCCACACCACACTGGCCTACGGCCTCAGCCAGGACTTCATGGATGGGGAGGATGAGGAGGATGAGGAGGACGAGGACACGGCTGCCAAGGAGCCATCCAGGGAGACACGAGGGGGGGCTGGGTCCCTAGACAAGGACGGAAGCTGGTGTGACTCCTGA
- the PICK1 gene encoding PRKCA-binding protein isoform X2, whose translation MFADLDYDIEEDKLGIPTVPGKVTLQKDAQNLIGISIGGGAQYCPCLYIVQVFDNTPAALDGTVAAGDEITGVNGRSIKGKTKVEVAKMIQEVKGEVTIHYNKLQADPKQGMSLDIVLKKVKHRLVENMSSGTADALGLSRAILCNDGLVKRLEELERTAELYRGMTEHTKNLLRAFYELSQTHRAFGDVFSVIGVREPQPAASEAFVKFADAHRSIEKFGIRLLKTIKPMLTDLNTYLNKAIPDTRLTIKKYLDVKFEYLSYCLKVKEMDDEEYSCIALGEPLYRVSTGNYEYRLILRCRQEARSRFSQMRKDVLEKMELLDQKHVQDIVFQLQRFVSTMSKYYNDCYAVLRDADVFPIEVDLAHTTLAYGLSQDFMDGEDEEDEEDEDTAAKEPSRETRGGAGSLDKDGSWCDS comes from the exons ATGTTTGCAGACTTGGATTATGACATCGAGGAAGATAAACT CGGGATCCCCACTGTGCCGGGAAAGGTGACCTTGCAGAAGGATGCTCAGAACCTGATTGGGATCAGCATTGGTGGAGGGGCCCAGTACTGTCCCTGCCTCTATATCGTCCAG GTTTTTGACAACACCCCAGCAGCCTTGGATGGCACCGTGGCAGCTGGTGATGAGATCACTGGTGTCAATGGCAGGTCAATCAAAGGAAAGACGAAGGTGGAGGTAGCGAAGATGATTCAGGAGGTGAAG GGGGAGGTGACCATCCACTACAACAAGCTGCAGGCGGACCCCAAGCAGGGCATGTCTCTGGACATTG TGTTGAAGAAGGTAAAGCACCGGCTGGTGGAGAACATGAGTTCAGGGACCGCAGATGCCCTGGGCCTGAGCCGGGCCATCCTGTGCAACG ATGGGCTTGTcaagaggctggaggaactggaGCGGACTGCCGAGCTGTACAGAG GGATGACAGAGCACACCAAGAATCTCCTGCGGGCCTTTTATGAGCTGTCACAGACACACCGTG CCTTTGGGGACGTGTTCTCCGTGATTGGGGTGCGGGAGCCCCAGCCAGCTGCCAGCGAGGCTTTTGTGAAGTTCGCTGATGCCCACCGCAGCATTGAGAAGTTTGGCATCCGGCTACTGAAAACCATCAAGCCG ATGCTGACAGACCTGAACACGTACCTCAACAAAGCCATCCCAGATACGCGCCTCACCATCAAAAAGTACCTGGACGTGAAGTTTGAATACCTG TCATACTGCCTGAAGGTGAAGGAGATGGATGACGAGGAGTACAGCTGCATC GCTCTAGGGGAACCCCTGTACCGTGTGAGCACAGGCAACTATGAGTACCGCCTGATCCTGCGCTGCCGCCAGGAGGCTCGCTCCCGCTTCTCCCAGATGCGCAAAGACGTGTTGGAGAAGATGGAACTGCTGGACCAGAAGCATG TCCAGGACATCGTGTTCCAGCTGCAGCGTTTCGTGTCTACCATGTCCAAGTACTACAATGACTGCTACGCGGTACTGCGTGATGCTGACGTCTTCCCCATCGAGGTGGACCTGGCCCACACCACACTGGCCTACGGCCTCAGCCAGGACTTCATGGATGGGGAGGATGAGGAGGATGAGGAGGACGAGGACACGGCTGCCAAGGAGCCATCCAGGGAGACACGAGGGGGGGCTGGGTCCCTAGACAAGGACGGAAGCTGGTGTGACTCCTGA